One window from the genome of Acuticoccus sp. I52.16.1 encodes:
- a CDS encoding ABC transporter ATP-binding protein, with protein MLDLENVSVAIAGIPILRRVTLRIAEGETVAYVGRNGAGKTTTLRAIMGAVPSAGTIRLAGEAIDRVPAHERPALGIGWAPEDRRLFSAFTVKENILLPARVARLAPAERDRRLERVYAILPELKEMGDRPAGSVSGGQGKMVALGRALMIGTRLVLLDEPFQGLAPVLAQRYGEALRALQAQDPGLSLLITESNPALLEGFANRTIGIERGEIEPAPAPAATGR; from the coding sequence ATGCTGGACCTCGAAAACGTCTCCGTCGCCATCGCCGGCATTCCCATCCTGCGGCGCGTGACCTTGCGCATCGCCGAGGGAGAGACGGTCGCCTATGTCGGCCGCAACGGCGCGGGCAAGACGACGACGCTGCGCGCCATCATGGGGGCGGTTCCCTCCGCCGGGACGATCCGGCTGGCGGGCGAGGCGATCGACCGGGTGCCGGCGCACGAGCGGCCGGCGCTCGGCATCGGCTGGGCGCCGGAGGATCGGCGGCTCTTCTCGGCCTTCACCGTCAAGGAGAACATCCTGCTGCCGGCTCGCGTCGCGCGCCTCGCACCGGCGGAGCGGGATCGGCGGCTGGAGCGGGTCTACGCCATCCTGCCGGAGCTGAAGGAGATGGGGGACCGCCCGGCCGGCTCGGTGTCCGGTGGGCAGGGCAAGATGGTGGCGCTGGGCCGTGCGCTGATGATCGGCACGCGCCTCGTCCTGCTCGACGAGCCGTTCCAGGGTCTCGCCCCGGTGCTGGCGCAGCGCTACGGCGAGGCGCTGCGCGCGTTGCAGGCGCAGGACCCCGGCCTTTCGCTCCTCATCACCGAATCCAATCCGGCCCTTCTCGAAGGGTTCGCGAACCGAACCATCGGCATCGAGCGCGGCGAGATCGAACCCGCGCCGGCGCCGGCGGCGACCGGACGGTGA
- a CDS encoding branched-chain amino acid ABC transporter permease: MNTQLLLLVLFDGVAYGALVFLVAVGLTLVFGVMRILNVAHGSFYALGAYAAVSLAAWLATRGMPGYLAIPVYLVTAVVIGVVVGGLMERFLLRRIYDNEQALQLLVTFAIFMILENLQRVIWGVQPYFYSGPLNDLGNVSVANVTYTAYQTLFLPAVALVVLIGLRIFLRHTLAGSVIVAVTEDREAAMAVGINARRAFLVTFVIGATLAALGGALASPTTSVLPGIGPDMIVLSFAVAATAGLGQIEGAALAALLIGLGRSFAVFFAPEFEVVMPYLIMVLVLVVRPEGLFGRTTARKI; this comes from the coding sequence GTGAACACGCAACTTCTCCTCCTCGTGCTGTTCGACGGGGTCGCCTACGGCGCACTCGTCTTCCTCGTCGCGGTCGGGCTGACGCTCGTCTTCGGCGTGATGCGCATCCTCAACGTCGCGCACGGCAGCTTCTACGCGCTGGGCGCCTACGCCGCCGTCAGCCTCGCGGCCTGGCTCGCGACGCGCGGGATGCCCGGCTACCTCGCCATTCCGGTCTACCTCGTGACGGCGGTGGTCATCGGCGTCGTCGTCGGCGGGCTGATGGAGCGCTTCCTGCTGCGGCGGATCTACGACAACGAGCAGGCGCTGCAACTCCTCGTCACGTTCGCGATCTTCATGATCCTGGAGAACCTGCAGCGGGTGATCTGGGGCGTGCAGCCCTACTTCTACTCCGGTCCGCTCAACGATCTCGGCAACGTCTCGGTCGCGAACGTCACCTACACCGCCTATCAGACGCTGTTCCTGCCGGCCGTCGCGCTCGTGGTGCTGATCGGATTGCGGATCTTTCTGCGTCACACCCTGGCGGGGTCGGTCATCGTCGCCGTGACGGAGGACCGCGAGGCGGCGATGGCGGTGGGGATCAACGCGCGCCGGGCCTTCCTCGTCACGTTCGTCATCGGCGCCACGCTGGCGGCGCTGGGCGGCGCGCTCGCCTCGCCGACGACGTCGGTGCTGCCGGGCATCGGGCCGGACATGATCGTCCTGTCGTTCGCCGTCGCCGCGACGGCGGGGCTGGGGCAGATCGAGGGGGCCGCGCTCGCCGCGCTCCTCATCGGCCTCGGCCGCTCGTTCGCGGTCTTCTTCGCGCCGGAGTTCGAGGTCGTCATGCCGTACCTCATCATGGTCCTGGTGCTCGTCGTCCGCCCCGAGGGCCTCTTCGGCCGCACCACCGCACGGAAGATCTGA
- a CDS encoding ABC transporter ATP-binding protein yields the protein MSQTLLEATGLEIRFGGVVAADGIALSIAEGEHIAIIGPNGAGKTTFLNICTGYLKPRAGSVRYRGRELIGKSPRAITRLGIARAFQIPQLFAEQTVRENVAIAAAARAGRIAPFTRLLATPERDKADALLALIDCADVADRQAHELPEGKRKLVDIALALALEPELLLMDEPTSGVASSEKFAVMETLIRALEARGVTSVFVEHDMEMVTRYASRVAVWSSGRIQRDGPPAEVLADPEVIRTVIGTA from the coding sequence ATGAGCCAGACCCTCCTGGAGGCCACCGGCCTCGAGATCCGCTTCGGCGGGGTGGTGGCGGCGGACGGGATCGCGCTGTCGATCGCCGAGGGCGAGCACATCGCCATCATCGGTCCCAACGGGGCGGGGAAGACGACCTTCCTCAACATCTGCACCGGCTACCTGAAGCCCCGCGCCGGCTCGGTGCGCTACCGCGGGCGGGAGCTGATCGGCAAGAGCCCGCGCGCCATCACCCGCCTCGGCATCGCCCGCGCGTTCCAGATCCCGCAGCTCTTCGCCGAGCAGACGGTGCGCGAGAACGTCGCCATCGCGGCGGCCGCGCGGGCCGGCCGCATCGCCCCCTTCACGCGCCTCCTGGCGACGCCGGAGCGCGACAAGGCGGACGCGCTGCTCGCCCTGATCGACTGCGCCGACGTCGCCGATCGCCAGGCGCACGAGCTCCCCGAGGGCAAACGCAAGCTCGTCGACATCGCGCTGGCGCTGGCGCTGGAGCCGGAGCTGCTGCTGATGGACGAGCCGACCTCCGGCGTCGCCTCGTCGGAGAAGTTCGCCGTCATGGAGACGCTCATCCGGGCGCTGGAGGCGCGCGGCGTCACCTCCGTCTTCGTCGAGCACGACATGGAGATGGTGACGCGCTACGCGAGCCGCGTCGCGGTGTGGTCGTCCGGCAGGATCCAGCGCGACGGGCCGCCCGCGGAGGTGCTCGCCGACCCGGAAGTCATCCGCACCGTGATTGGGACGGCCTGA
- a CDS encoding branched-chain amino acid ABC transporter permease, with product MMRFVFPVLLAVCAAYPFVGTSLLPLLTIVFAKALPVLGIILLLQAGQVSFGHALFFAVGAYTMGFVLRDVGAVDLVLLLPIATLAAGLVGLAVGVFVVRYRYIFFAMLNLAFSMVLYSLLEKFFHVTGGTDGLRVARPTVVGLTLDRHEFELVLYGVSLALLAVALLGAHRLLDSPIGHTLKAIKTNETRVEYLGLSPRRTLLAFYVVSAMLAGLGGAIVAVYQGLATPDYAYWTRSGEMVFVAILGGAGHVLGALVGSFAFEFIRQFAAAYVGDYWQMTLGFVLLIVILFQPDGLIGLVQRIGRRRPAHHEVHHEGRPVGEPMPGTTEGRP from the coding sequence ATGATGCGCTTCGTTTTCCCCGTGCTGCTCGCGGTTTGCGCGGCCTACCCGTTCGTCGGGACGTCGCTGCTGCCGCTGCTGACGATCGTCTTCGCCAAGGCGCTGCCGGTGCTCGGCATCATCCTGCTGCTGCAGGCGGGGCAGGTGTCGTTCGGGCATGCGCTGTTCTTCGCCGTCGGCGCGTACACGATGGGCTTCGTCCTGCGCGACGTCGGCGCCGTCGACCTCGTGCTGCTCCTCCCGATCGCGACGCTCGCGGCCGGCCTCGTCGGCCTCGCGGTGGGCGTCTTCGTGGTGCGCTACCGCTACATCTTCTTCGCCATGTTGAACCTCGCCTTCTCGATGGTGCTCTACTCGCTGTTGGAAAAGTTCTTCCACGTCACCGGCGGCACCGACGGGCTGCGCGTCGCGCGGCCGACCGTGGTCGGCCTCACGCTCGACCGGCACGAGTTCGAGCTGGTGCTCTACGGCGTGTCGCTGGCATTGCTCGCGGTGGCGCTCCTCGGCGCGCACCGCCTGCTCGACAGCCCCATCGGCCACACCCTCAAGGCCATCAAGACCAACGAGACGCGGGTGGAATATCTCGGCCTGTCGCCGCGGCGCACCTTGCTCGCCTTCTACGTCGTCTCGGCGATGCTGGCGGGGCTGGGGGGCGCGATCGTCGCCGTCTACCAGGGCCTCGCGACGCCCGACTACGCGTACTGGACGCGCTCGGGCGAGATGGTCTTCGTCGCCATTCTGGGCGGGGCGGGGCATGTGTTGGGCGCGCTCGTCGGATCGTTCGCGTTCGAGTTCATTCGCCAGTTCGCGGCCGCCTACGTGGGCGACTACTGGCAGATGACGCTCGGCTTCGTCCTCCTGATCGTCATCCTCTTCCAGCCGGACGGGCTGATCGGCCTGGTGCAGCGCATCGGACGACGGCGCCCGGCGCACCATGAGGTGCATCACGAGGGCCGGCCGGTGGGCGAGCCGATGCCCGGCACGACGGAGGGCCGGCCATGA